One Clostridia bacterium genomic window, TGATAATCCATCGCACGATCAGGATCAGCCCGATCAAGAGGACAACAACGACACCGGCGGCGATGTAAGGATGCGACGTAGCGACCCATGTCAAGCCAATTGCGCCGGCATCTTCGGCTGTGCTGAGCGCCATGTTGCTAAAGGGTTCCGGTGAAGGCGTGACGCCGGCGCGCACCGCTGTTTTTCCCGTATGCGCTGCCATCGCGACTACGCCACCCAATATCGTGCTCGCCAACTGCGTCTGCGGAGAGAGGCTTGCAGTGGCGCCGTAGGCCAGCAGCGCCGCAACCGGCACTCGAACAAACGTTTGCAGCGCATTCCAGACCATGTCCACAACGGGGATTTTATCGGCAACAAACTCCAACAGGAAAAGAGCCGCACATGCGCCGATTACCCACCAGTCCTGGACGATTTGCAGCGCGGGCGGCAGGTTGAAGACGTCAAACCGCGAGAGCAGGCCGAGCGTGGCCACCGTGGCGTAAACATTCAGGCCGGCCGCAAAGCTCGTGGCGACCAGCATGGCGACAAGTTCGTTCCCTGCGATCTTCATAGCCACACCTGAGTTCAAAATAGCAAGGGCCGCCATCTGGCGGCCCTAAACTGTGCAATGCTCGGCGCTTTACAGAGTCGACTCGATCTCAAAACCCCACGCTTCCAACAGTGGCTCCGGAATGTATTTCGAGTTCTTGTTTCGCCGCGCCCACTCGCGCAGACGAGTTGACCTGAGGTACTGGTCGGGTTGCAGCTTGAACTCACGGACCACTTGCTCAAACTCAGTAATTGTCGGAGTCACCGGCCCGATCGGTTCGGGCTTGCCCCAGTTA contains:
- a CDS encoding DUF4126 domain-containing protein yields the protein MKIAGNELVAMLVATSFAAGLNVYATVATLGLLSRFDVFNLPPALQIVQDWWVIGACAALFLLEFVADKIPVVDMVWNALQTFVRVPVAALLAYGATASLSPQTQLASTILGGVVAMAAHTGKTAVRAGVTPSPEPFSNMALSTAEDAGAIGLTWVATSHPYIAAGVVVVLLIGLILIVRWIIRALRSMFRRLRQRFSPSPDTSSAWNRAA